One window from the genome of Rariglobus hedericola encodes:
- a CDS encoding OmpP1/FadL family transporter, with protein sequence MNHPVPNMHTTSLYSRNRALLALFPLALAAIFTPATAFANGTRLPNQDAEATARGNAFVATADNPSAIYYNPAGLTQLSGVQVLAGSYVIETQNDYHPTTGGTVEAKREIAIIPHLYASFTPENSPLSYGLGVYSPFGQASEWPDNSGFRTIATRNEITFITIAPTIAWKISDSLSIGAGLQINSVEAKLRNGLTPVPPGELRFEGDDTSYGYNIGIMWKPSEHHVFGLNYQSRSTSHFKGSVELTSFGLSAPASVDLPFPDVITLGYSWRPTPKWNFEVGVDRTNWDLLNTATLDSALLTVPINFDWKPSYYYLFGVTRYLPDGWRVSAGYCYSQNSVPSDTFTPAVPDMSRHLASVGVGRTFGALSCYLTYQHGFKASRSVSGSPTGPAPFNQSADGRYENTINAISLSGGYAF encoded by the coding sequence ATGAACCACCCCGTCCCGAATATGCACACGACTTCCCTCTACTCGCGTAATCGCGCTTTGCTTGCCCTTTTCCCGCTCGCTCTCGCGGCGATCTTCACGCCCGCAACCGCGTTTGCCAACGGCACGCGGCTGCCCAATCAAGACGCCGAGGCTACCGCGCGAGGCAATGCCTTCGTTGCCACGGCTGACAACCCGTCGGCCATCTACTACAATCCCGCCGGCCTCACCCAGCTTTCGGGTGTGCAAGTGCTGGCCGGCAGTTACGTCATCGAGACGCAGAATGACTATCACCCGACCACCGGCGGCACCGTGGAGGCCAAACGCGAGATCGCGATCATCCCTCATCTCTACGCATCATTTACCCCTGAGAATTCACCCTTGAGCTACGGTCTGGGCGTTTACTCCCCGTTCGGCCAGGCTTCCGAGTGGCCCGACAACTCCGGATTTCGCACCATCGCGACGCGCAACGAAATCACTTTCATCACCATCGCGCCCACCATCGCGTGGAAGATTTCAGACAGTCTATCCATCGGCGCCGGCCTTCAGATCAACTCGGTCGAGGCCAAGCTGCGCAACGGTCTGACGCCGGTCCCTCCCGGCGAACTCCGCTTCGAGGGCGACGACACATCCTACGGCTACAATATCGGCATCATGTGGAAGCCCAGCGAGCACCACGTCTTCGGCCTTAATTATCAAAGCCGCTCCACCAGTCATTTCAAAGGCTCCGTCGAACTCACCTCATTCGGCCTGAGCGCACCCGCATCCGTGGATCTACCGTTCCCCGATGTGATCACGCTCGGCTACTCTTGGCGCCCGACTCCAAAATGGAATTTCGAAGTCGGCGTCGACCGCACCAACTGGGATCTGCTCAACACCGCCACGCTCGATTCGGCCCTGCTTACCGTTCCGATTAACTTCGATTGGAAGCCGAGCTATTATTATCTCTTCGGCGTGACGCGCTACCTGCCCGATGGCTGGCGCGTGAGCGCCGGTTATTGCTACAGCCAGAACTCGGTGCCCTCCGACACCTTCACGCCCGCGGTTCCCGACATGAGCCGTCATCTCGCGAGCGTCGGCGTAGGCCGCACGTTTGGTGCGCTATCGTGCTACCTCACCTATCAACACGGATTCAAAGCATCGCGCTCCGTTTCAGGTTCCCCCACCGGTCCCGCACCCTTCAACCAGTCCGCCGATGGTCGCTATGAAAACACCATCAACGCGATCAGCCTCTCCGGCGGCTACGCATTCTAA
- a CDS encoding hybrid sensor histidine kinase/response regulator: MNYEPAFKSMSPVSATPAVPVENRKFTLLVVDDEEGPRQSLRMVFRNEFNVHTVESGEKALAYARENVVHIAILDIRMSGSTGIEVLQDLKLIDSRIEVIMLTAYETLETARQALRLGACDYLSKPFDLSTIRSAAARALHLRKISDTLANTSERLQELNQRLSDIALREEMARTTNEIYAGVIHDINNPLTVIAGYVQLLEERLKNVSFLHGSDLDKVRSSLEYISKQVVTCTAIASRYLRFIHNNDTPGRQLAVNQVIADLQSLMKAHPEVRFNRLCVKPLDIDMVPRIDATDLIQILLNLTINAFQSTEQKQTVWVVADNVDRLPESLSHIDPATELVIGRENFKHEGPLISISVLDQGSGVSAETLSRMFEPYFTTKASHGTGLGLAIVSRLIQTHSALLHLKTRRNEGTTVTIFLPRQD; encoded by the coding sequence ATGAACTACGAGCCGGCCTTCAAATCCATGTCACCCGTTTCCGCCACACCCGCCGTTCCCGTTGAAAACCGTAAATTCACCTTGCTGGTCGTGGACGACGAAGAGGGCCCGCGCCAGTCGTTGCGCATGGTGTTTCGCAACGAGTTCAACGTTCACACCGTGGAGAGCGGCGAAAAAGCCCTCGCCTACGCCCGTGAAAACGTCGTGCACATCGCCATCCTGGACATCCGTATGTCCGGCAGCACCGGCATCGAGGTGCTTCAAGATCTCAAGCTGATCGATTCGCGCATCGAGGTCATCATGCTCACCGCCTACGAGACGCTGGAGACCGCCCGCCAGGCGTTGCGCCTGGGCGCCTGCGATTATCTCAGCAAGCCTTTCGATCTTTCCACCATTCGCAGCGCCGCCGCCCGCGCCCTGCACTTGCGCAAAATTTCCGACACGCTCGCGAACACCTCCGAGCGTCTGCAGGAGCTGAATCAACGCCTCAGCGACATCGCCCTCCGCGAGGAAATGGCCCGCACCACGAACGAGATTTACGCCGGCGTCATCCACGACATCAACAACCCGCTCACCGTCATCGCGGGTTACGTCCAGTTGCTGGAAGAGCGTCTCAAAAACGTCTCCTTCCTCCACGGCAGCGATCTCGACAAGGTCCGCTCCAGCCTCGAATACATCAGCAAACAGGTCGTCACCTGCACCGCCATCGCCTCGCGCTACCTGCGGTTCATCCACAACAACGACACGCCCGGTCGCCAGCTCGCGGTTAACCAGGTGATCGCCGATCTCCAGTCGTTGATGAAAGCGCATCCCGAGGTCCGCTTCAACCGTCTCTGCGTCAAGCCGCTTGACATCGACATGGTGCCGCGCATCGACGCTACCGACCTCATCCAGATTCTGCTCAATCTCACGATCAACGCTTTCCAGAGCACCGAGCAGAAACAGACCGTCTGGGTCGTCGCTGATAACGTCGACCGCCTGCCTGAAAGCCTTTCGCACATCGATCCGGCCACCGAATTGGTGATTGGCCGTGAAAACTTCAAACACGAAGGACCGCTGATCAGCATCAGCGTGCTCGACCAGGGCTCGGGCGTTTCCGCCGAAACGCTGTCGCGCATGTTCGAGCCGTATTTTACCACCAAGGCCAGCCATGGCACCGGTCTCGGCCTCGCGATCGTGTCCCGCCTCATTCAGACCCACAGCGCACTCCTGCATCTCAAGACCCGCCGCAACGAAGGCACCACCGTGACGATTTTCCTGCCGCGGCAGGACTGA
- a CDS encoding DNA recombination protein RmuC codes for MTLLFVLIAAVVGAITAWLFLNAQLGERLRARESDIARITAALAAAESSVAQLSTLNTQLSSSLAADRASFSAQLAAGEQRLAERETLAARYLADAEKLKATLQTEFQVLAGKILDEKSAKFTEHNKTQVENILHPLRQQLTDFRQRVDLVYKSDGEDRTALKTQIEQLRQLNVRITDEARALTTALKGQSQARGAWGELILERLLDSAGLIKGQDYLTQESLTTDDGRRLRPDVILRLPDARHLVIDSKVSLIAYERAVNATEDLARTAATTEHARAVRTHVEQLSEKKYEDTGKLVTPDYVLMFVPLEPAFTLALETDRQLYEWAFDRRVILCTAPTLLVTLKTVASLWKQDRQTKNVQAIADRGGALYDKFAGLIDDLESLGLQLGRSRESYDAAMSKLKTGKGNLIAQVEDLKKLGAKAKKSLPASDTTES; via the coding sequence GTGACTTTGCTTTTCGTCCTCATCGCCGCCGTCGTCGGCGCCATCACGGCCTGGCTTTTTCTTAACGCGCAGCTCGGCGAACGCCTCCGTGCCCGTGAATCCGACATCGCGCGCATCACCGCCGCGCTCGCCGCCGCCGAGAGTTCCGTCGCTCAACTCTCAACCCTCAACACTCAACTCAGCTCCTCACTCGCCGCCGATCGCGCATCGTTTTCCGCCCAGCTCGCCGCCGGCGAACAACGCCTCGCCGAGCGCGAAACCCTCGCCGCCCGTTATCTGGCCGACGCCGAGAAATTAAAGGCCACGCTTCAAACCGAATTCCAGGTTCTCGCCGGCAAGATCCTCGACGAGAAATCCGCCAAGTTCACCGAGCACAATAAAACGCAGGTCGAAAACATCCTGCATCCGCTTCGCCAGCAGCTCACCGATTTCCGCCAACGCGTTGACCTCGTCTATAAATCCGACGGCGAGGATCGCACCGCCCTCAAGACCCAGATCGAACAGCTCCGCCAGCTCAACGTCCGCATCACCGACGAAGCCCGCGCACTCACCACGGCCTTGAAGGGCCAGTCACAGGCCCGCGGCGCCTGGGGCGAACTCATCCTTGAGCGCCTGCTTGATTCCGCCGGTCTGATCAAGGGACAGGATTACCTCACGCAAGAATCGCTCACCACCGACGACGGCCGCCGCCTGCGCCCGGACGTGATCCTGCGTTTGCCCGATGCCCGTCATCTCGTGATCGATTCCAAGGTTTCGCTCATCGCGTATGAACGCGCCGTAAACGCGACCGAAGATCTTGCGCGCACCGCCGCTACCACGGAACACGCGCGCGCCGTCCGCACCCACGTCGAACAGCTCTCCGAAAAAAAATACGAGGATACCGGCAAACTCGTCACCCCGGACTACGTCCTGATGTTTGTCCCGCTCGAACCCGCATTCACCCTCGCGCTCGAAACCGACCGCCAGCTCTACGAATGGGCCTTTGATCGCCGCGTCATCCTTTGCACTGCGCCCACGTTGCTGGTCACGTTGAAAACCGTCGCCAGTCTCTGGAAACAGGACCGGCAGACGAAAAATGTGCAGGCCATCGCCGACCGCGGCGGTGCTCTCTACGACAAGTTCGCCGGTCTCATCGACGACCTCGAATCCCTCGGTCTCCAGCTCGGTCGCAGCCGCGAGAGCTACGATGCAGCCATGAGCAAACTCAAGACCGGCAAGGGCAACTTGATCGCCCAGGTCGAGGATCTCAAAAAGCTCGGCGCCAAGGCCAAGAAATCCCTGCCCGCATCCGACACCACCGAATCATGA
- a CDS encoding TIGR03067 domain-containing protein, which produces MSLHGKWRPVRAELDGEHAPELALERMELHLAVTTYAVHFAGEVHDRGDVVYTETTITLNGKHGEQAGRVIPAIYQLAGDRLRICYGLDGTTPAEFKTQTGSARYLVTYRRQAE; this is translated from the coding sequence ATGAGTCTGCACGGAAAATGGCGCCCCGTCCGCGCCGAACTCGACGGAGAACATGCACCCGAACTCGCCTTGGAGCGCATGGAACTCCACCTCGCCGTCACCACTTACGCCGTGCATTTCGCCGGCGAGGTCCATGATCGCGGCGACGTCGTTTACACCGAAACCACCATCACGCTAAACGGCAAACATGGCGAACAGGCCGGCCGCGTGATTCCCGCGATTTACCAGCTCGCCGGAGACCGTCTGCGAATTTGCTACGGGCTCGATGGCACCACGCCGGCCGAGTTCAAAACGCAAACCGGCAGCGCCCGCTATCTCGTCACTTATCGCCGTCAGGCCGAATGA
- a CDS encoding peptide chain release factor family protein: MDLPTQIQDRLDALGVLAADVEERFVRGSGPGGQKINKTSSTVCVKHRPTGVEVRCQRERSQAANRETAWADLCTKLETILRVAEHGRQKEAAKKRVQNRKRSKRQKGILVAGKRHRAEIKAGRKISGRDA, encoded by the coding sequence GTGGATTTACCAACTCAAATTCAGGACAGGCTGGATGCTCTCGGCGTATTGGCGGCCGACGTGGAGGAGCGGTTTGTGCGCGGTTCGGGGCCGGGTGGGCAAAAGATTAACAAAACCAGCTCCACGGTGTGCGTGAAACACCGACCGACCGGGGTCGAAGTGCGGTGCCAGCGCGAACGTTCACAAGCCGCCAACCGCGAGACGGCGTGGGCCGACCTCTGCACGAAACTGGAAACCATTCTGCGCGTCGCCGAACACGGGCGTCAAAAAGAGGCGGCGAAGAAACGCGTGCAAAATCGCAAACGGAGCAAACGGCAGAAGGGGATTCTTGTGGCGGGCAAACGCCATCGCGCCGAGATCAAGGCAGGTCGGAAGATCAGCGGCCGCGACGCTTGA
- a CDS encoding AAA family ATPase — protein sequence MITGPTWSQKLRDEIGKAVIGQDAVIERLLVALLANGHVLLEGMPGLAKTLLIKSLGTALGVQFERIQFTPDLLPSDVVGTMVFSPKDGGFTPHRGPIFANLVLADEINRAPAKVQSALLEAMQERQVTIGGHTHPLPRPFFVMATQNPVEQEGTYPLPEAQTDRFLFKLIVDYPSIEEESIMMQRWGQVTRQPALGAVANGDELLELRTDVDKVHLSPAVQAYILALVRATRDLAAPVAGKKRYLSFGASPRASLALYQAARALAWLRGLDYVTPGLVQEIAPDVLRHRVGLTYEAEAEEITTDHLIAQVIEKTPVPEA from the coding sequence ATGATTACCGGTCCCACTTGGTCCCAGAAACTCCGCGACGAAATCGGCAAGGCCGTCATCGGCCAGGACGCCGTCATCGAGCGCCTGCTCGTCGCGCTCCTCGCCAACGGCCACGTCCTCCTTGAGGGCATGCCCGGCCTCGCGAAAACCTTGCTCATCAAGTCCCTCGGCACCGCCCTCGGCGTCCAGTTCGAGCGCATCCAATTTACGCCCGACCTGCTCCCGAGCGATGTCGTCGGCACCATGGTGTTCTCGCCCAAGGACGGCGGCTTCACCCCGCATCGCGGTCCCATTTTCGCCAATCTCGTCCTCGCCGACGAAATCAACCGCGCGCCCGCCAAGGTCCAGTCCGCGTTGCTCGAGGCCATGCAGGAACGCCAGGTCACCATTGGTGGCCACACGCATCCGCTCCCCCGCCCGTTCTTCGTCATGGCGACCCAGAATCCGGTCGAACAAGAAGGCACCTACCCGTTGCCCGAGGCGCAGACCGATCGTTTCCTTTTCAAGCTCATCGTCGATTACCCCTCCATTGAGGAAGAATCGATCATGATGCAGCGCTGGGGCCAGGTAACCCGCCAGCCCGCCCTAGGCGCCGTGGCCAACGGCGACGAACTCCTCGAGCTCCGCACGGATGTCGATAAAGTCCATCTCTCGCCTGCCGTCCAAGCCTACATCCTCGCCCTCGTTCGCGCCACCCGCGACCTCGCCGCGCCCGTCGCCGGCAAAAAACGTTATCTCAGTTTCGGCGCCTCGCCCCGCGCCTCGCTCGCGCTCTACCAAGCCGCCCGCGCCCTCGCCTGGTTGCGCGGACTCGACTACGTTACGCCCGGTCTCGTGCAGGAGATCGCGCCCGACGTTCTCCGCCATCGCGTCGGCCTCACCTATGAAGCCGAGGCCGAGGAAATCACCACCGATCATCTCATCGCACAGGTAATCGAAAAGACCCCGGTCCCCGAAGCCTGA
- a CDS encoding DUF58 domain-containing protein, with protein sequence MALNSQLSTLNSKGDAQASPLALLRRLEWRVRHAVENVLSGEYRSAFRGRGMEFDQVVKYEFGDDVRDIDWNVTARLGEPYRKKFVEEREVTVMLVLEDTPSLQFGSGEQSKREALLELAGLVMLLGAVNRDRVGFLHVKPDGYTLREPVRGRGPILHAAASLLGAPAPSLHPQSSALSPSAIPWRLLSRAAPKHSILIWLGDFAPRPEPDGWAVMRKRYQPMGFRVEDLWERALPEGDAFAAYDPVSGQLVTLENSAAERLAHARWREARDESWRNLFPDTLTRLVVGTDEDRLEALVRFFHARQSRR encoded by the coding sequence GTGGCTCTCAACTCTCAGCTCTCAACTCTCAACTCCAAGGGTGACGCCCAAGCGTCTCCCTTGGCTCTCCTGCGCCGTCTCGAATGGCGCGTGCGCCACGCGGTCGAGAACGTGTTGAGCGGCGAATACCGCTCCGCTTTTCGCGGACGCGGCATGGAGTTTGATCAAGTCGTCAAATACGAGTTTGGCGACGACGTCCGCGACATCGATTGGAACGTCACCGCCCGTCTCGGTGAGCCCTATCGCAAAAAATTCGTCGAGGAGCGCGAGGTCACCGTGATGCTCGTCCTCGAAGACACGCCCAGCCTCCAATTCGGCTCCGGCGAGCAATCCAAACGTGAGGCCCTCCTCGAACTCGCCGGGCTCGTCATGCTGCTCGGCGCGGTCAACCGCGACCGCGTCGGTTTTCTGCATGTCAAACCTGATGGCTACACGCTCCGTGAACCTGTTCGCGGACGCGGCCCCATCCTCCACGCCGCCGCCAGTCTCCTCGGCGCCCCCGCTCCGTCTCTCCATCCTCAGTCCTCCGCCCTCAGTCCCTCAGCTATTCCGTGGCGTCTGCTGAGCCGCGCCGCGCCAAAACACAGCATCCTCATCTGGCTCGGTGATTTTGCTCCGCGCCCCGAACCCGATGGCTGGGCCGTCATGCGCAAGCGTTATCAACCGATGGGCTTCCGCGTCGAAGATCTGTGGGAGCGTGCCTTGCCCGAAGGCGATGCATTCGCCGCCTACGATCCGGTCAGCGGCCAGCTCGTCACCCTCGAAAACTCCGCCGCCGAACGCCTTGCCCATGCCCGCTGGCGCGAAGCACGCGACGAATCCTGGCGTAACCTGTTTCCGGATACACTCACGCGTCTCGTCGTCGGCACCGACGAAGACCGACTCGAAGCCCTCGTGCGTTTCTTTCACGCCCGCCAATCCCGCCGCTAA
- a CDS encoding VWA domain-containing protein, whose protein sequence is MNNLVLHSPFWLLALLLIPGVMWFRRRRSVPVLLVPFAAAWHRPSLASTSRWPAGLAVLGLVLLIVALARPQRVEDKREIRTEGYDIMLAIDLSGSMLAEDYEKGDVRINRLEAIKPVIKAFITQRPSDRIGIVVFSGRAYTLAPLTFDHDWLARQVERLKIGLIEDGTAIGDGLGLALTRLEQAAREQAGRRQGAFAVLLTDGANNRGALTPMQSAAVAKSRGIPVYTIGAGRDGIVPFPVFDQQGERIGYRRVTSDLDQSTLIEIANLTGGRSYRADDSKTIESAFKAIDRAQKIEFQAKSYLITTELFVWLAAPGLACLLLAALLSTGLRQSSAVLRSPSSSR, encoded by the coding sequence GTGAACAACCTCGTTCTCCATTCTCCTTTCTGGCTCCTAGCCTTGCTGCTGATTCCCGGCGTCATGTGGTTTCGACGCCGTCGCTCCGTGCCGGTCCTGCTCGTGCCTTTCGCCGCGGCCTGGCACCGCCCTTCGCTCGCCTCGACTTCACGCTGGCCCGCCGGCCTCGCCGTGCTCGGGTTGGTTTTGCTCATCGTTGCCCTCGCCCGCCCGCAACGCGTCGAGGACAAACGCGAAATCCGCACCGAGGGTTACGACATCATGCTGGCGATCGACCTCTCGGGATCGATGCTCGCCGAGGACTACGAAAAAGGCGACGTGCGCATCAACCGTCTCGAAGCGATCAAGCCGGTCATCAAAGCCTTCATCACCCAACGGCCCAGTGATCGCATCGGCATCGTGGTGTTTTCCGGACGCGCCTACACGCTCGCTCCGCTGACCTTTGACCACGACTGGCTCGCTCGTCAGGTCGAGCGTCTCAAAATCGGTCTCATCGAAGACGGCACCGCCATCGGCGACGGACTCGGCCTTGCCCTCACCCGTCTTGAACAAGCCGCCCGCGAACAAGCGGGTCGTCGCCAGGGCGCATTCGCCGTCCTGCTCACCGATGGTGCCAACAACCGCGGCGCTCTCACTCCGATGCAATCCGCCGCCGTCGCCAAGAGCCGCGGTATTCCTGTTTACACGATCGGCGCGGGTCGTGACGGAATCGTGCCGTTTCCCGTGTTCGACCAACAGGGCGAACGAATCGGCTATCGTCGCGTGACCTCTGACCTTGATCAGAGCACGCTCATCGAAATTGCCAATCTCACCGGCGGACGCTCCTACCGCGCCGACGATTCCAAGACCATCGAGTCCGCCTTCAAGGCCATTGATCGCGCCCAGAAAATCGAATTTCAGGCCAAGAGTTATCTGATCACCACCGAGCTCTTCGTTTGGCTCGCCGCGCCCGGACTCGCCTGTCTCCTGCTCGCCGCATTGCTGTCCACCGGTCTCCGCCAGTCGTCCGCCGTCCTCCGTTCTCCGTCCTCCTCCCGATGA
- a CDS encoding VWA domain-containing protein: protein MTFYWPHAFWLLMLPLALLLRDLLRQRTLGANTHPKITQAEAKHSSLVIRSASSQRSSPRVRIFLYIGLVAATFAVARPQWGRLEEPVFDQAREIIIALDLSRSMLAQDVKPTRLERARLLITSLLERLKGERVGLIVFSGTAFLQSPLSSDYEILREFLPVLDSGYLPEGGTDYDALLETTITAFSSSNAADRFLIVLSDGEAQTDTWRKHLDDLKTKGIRVLGLGIGTSDGAMIPDGAGAFMKDERGAVVLSKLNPSTLRELADKTNGVYSDASSWVDLSQLIQTTVEQGKQGEFKETNRVRLAERFQWPLAAALACFLFSFWREFPVRPKPRAIQLAAKAAALALITSLISPPSADAAEPSTAAEPVTQIIGRLATREQADAKDYAELARATVTYGSRAQASQEKIPEGVVRDALAAVSKGAALDPKAADWPALREELETLLPKKDPPPPKQDKPKPDEKKPEQNKDGKSDQKDSAKGESSDQSKSDKKSEDSKSNSPQPDDQKSGGGDKSGGSQAPQDDAQKKPGTQGQSAFGDMKKDDPAQPKPAKSESQAGQPEPAPTDPSEMQQVGGTPTGQSSDPARQDASLTIPLQKLDQVKQGDSPAHLFQLLQGPSTAPSAPKGKDW, encoded by the coding sequence ATGACCTTTTACTGGCCCCACGCATTCTGGCTTCTGATGCTCCCGCTCGCGTTGCTGCTGCGCGATCTCCTGCGTCAGCGCACACTCGGTGCCAACACCCACCCGAAAATCACCCAGGCCGAAGCAAAGCATTCGTCGTTGGTCATCCGCTCTGCATCGTCCCAACGGAGTTCACCGCGCGTTCGCATCTTTCTTTATATCGGCCTCGTCGCGGCAACGTTTGCGGTCGCCCGCCCGCAGTGGGGACGCCTTGAAGAACCGGTCTTCGATCAGGCCCGCGAAATCATCATCGCCCTCGATTTGTCGCGCAGCATGTTGGCCCAGGACGTCAAACCCACCCGCCTCGAACGCGCGCGCCTGCTGATCACGAGTCTCCTCGAACGCCTCAAAGGCGAACGCGTCGGTCTCATCGTTTTCTCCGGCACCGCTTTCCTGCAAAGCCCGCTCAGCTCCGACTACGAAATCCTGCGCGAGTTTTTACCCGTCCTCGATTCCGGCTATCTTCCCGAGGGCGGCACGGATTACGATGCGCTGCTCGAAACCACCATCACCGCCTTCAGTTCCTCCAATGCGGCCGATCGTTTCCTCATCGTGCTAAGTGACGGCGAAGCCCAAACCGACACTTGGCGCAAACATCTCGATGACCTCAAGACCAAGGGTATTCGCGTGCTCGGCCTCGGCATCGGCACGAGCGATGGCGCGATGATTCCCGACGGAGCCGGCGCCTTTATGAAAGACGAACGTGGTGCCGTTGTCCTCTCCAAACTCAATCCGTCCACGCTTCGGGAACTCGCCGATAAAACCAACGGCGTTTACTCCGACGCCAGCTCGTGGGTGGATCTCTCGCAACTCATCCAGACCACCGTCGAGCAGGGCAAACAAGGTGAGTTCAAGGAGACCAACCGCGTGCGTCTCGCCGAACGTTTCCAGTGGCCACTCGCCGCCGCACTCGCCTGTTTCCTCTTCAGCTTCTGGCGCGAATTCCCCGTCCGCCCCAAGCCACGCGCCATCCAGCTGGCCGCCAAGGCCGCCGCGCTCGCGTTGATCACGTCACTCATCAGCCCGCCCTCGGCCGACGCCGCCGAACCGTCAACGGCCGCCGAACCCGTGACCCAGATTATCGGCCGGCTCGCCACGCGTGAACAGGCTGACGCCAAAGACTACGCCGAGCTCGCCCGTGCAACCGTGACCTACGGAAGTCGTGCTCAAGCCTCGCAGGAAAAAATCCCCGAGGGCGTCGTGCGCGACGCTCTCGCCGCCGTCAGCAAAGGCGCTGCGCTCGATCCCAAAGCCGCCGACTGGCCTGCGTTGCGTGAAGAGCTCGAAACGCTCCTGCCCAAAAAAGATCCGCCTCCGCCCAAGCAGGATAAACCCAAACCCGACGAGAAAAAGCCGGAGCAAAACAAGGACGGTAAGTCCGACCAGAAAGACTCCGCAAAAGGCGAATCCTCCGACCAGTCCAAAAGCGACAAAAAATCCGAAGACTCCAAATCCAACTCCCCCCAACCTGATGACCAGAAATCGGGCGGTGGCGACAAGTCTGGCGGTTCCCAAGCTCCCCAAGACGACGCACAGAAAAAACCGGGGACTCAGGGCCAGTCCGCATTTGGTGACATGAAGAAGGACGACCCCGCCCAGCCGAAGCCCGCCAAATCTGAGTCACAAGCGGGCCAGCCCGAGCCAGCGCCAACCGACCCCAGCGAGATGCAGCAGGTCGGTGGCACGCCCACAGGACAGTCGTCCGATCCCGCCCGCCAGGATGCGTCTCTGACGATACCCTTGCAAAAACTCGATCAGGTGAAGCAAGGCGACTCACCCGCCCACCTCTTTCAACTCCTCCAAGGTCCTTCCACTGCTCCGTCCGCGCCCAAGGGCAAAGACTGGTGA